Within Paenibacillus sp. RUD330, the genomic segment AAAAAACCGCAAGGACGGACATGTGACATGTCCATCCTTGCGGAATCCGGTCTGGCCGCTCTCCGATTCTCCTTGCGACCCTCAGCCTCTCGTTCCCTTTCATACTCCTGCGTCTCTTTTTATTGGTTCGATCCCTTACTTTTGCGCGCTCAGGCTTTCCAGCTTCTCGATCTGCTTCTCATAGAGCGGGAGCAGCTTGGCAAGCGCTTCCTTGATCGCTGCTGCATCCTTGGATTCGGCGGCCTTGTCCAATTCGATCCGGGCATTGAAGAACCCGGATTCGGCCGAAGACGATGAAGTGACGCTGCTCCACGGAACTTGTACCGGGGAGGCCTCTCCCGCCGAATCGGCGATAACTTTTTCGGCTTGAAGGGCCGGCACGGCGATTACGGCGCTTTTGCCCTCCTTGCCGCTTGGCTCGGAGTCCTCCAGCCCCCGGATGGCAAAGCTCGTCTGGCCGGATTCCGGGCCTTCAAGCTTGAAGGCCGCCGTGCCGGATGGCGATATGACCGCCGGCTGGGTCCGGATCGTGAAGGAAACGCCGTCCTTCGTCGACTGGAATTCTCCGCCGCCTGCCGGGACGAGGGCAGCTGCCTCGCCGGACTTCAGCGTCACGGTATCGGCCTGAACGGCTGAGGCTCCGCTCTTGGCCAGCTTTTTCATGGCGGAGTCGTACTTGTCCAGCGTCTCCTTCCAGGCGTCCGCCGTTTCCGGGGCATACTGGCGGGCAAGCTCCAGCGGATCGGCGAGCTTGATCGCCTTCATCGTCGCGACAGCTTTATCCGACGTGGATGCTGCGGTGACTGCCTCTGCCGACAGGACGGCTGCCTTGCCGGCCGTTGCGGGCTTGCTGCCAGCTCCAGCCTTTTCCAGGGAAGCGGCATACTGCTTGGTCAGCGTCGGGCTGATCGCGGCATTGGCCGCAACCGGGCTTGCCACGGCGGCGAGCAGGACGGCTGACAGGGCGACACGGCTGGCGATTTGGTTTCGTTTCATGGTTGAACACTCCTTGGGATATGGGATGGCTGGTACCGTTCCCACTTTACGCCGAGGGTGTGGCAGCCGATTGGTGAATTTGTGGAAAAACGATGGCACGGGACCATCCATCCGAACGGGTTGCTATAATAGGGACAGAATTCCACCCGTTCAGGAGGGTTACCGTGCAGGAATATACGATTGCCGTCGTGGATGACGATCCCCATATACGCGAATTAGTCGAAGCTTATCTGCGCAAGGAAAATTACCGTACGATCGGGCTCGGCTCGGGCGAGGCCGCCTTGGAGCTGCTTGAAGGCGATCCCCCTCATATGTGGGTGCTCGATCTCATGCTGCCCGGCATGGATGGCTACGAGCTGTGCCGCCGCATCCGCGACACGGCGGAGGTGCCGATCATCATGATCTCCGCCAAGGACAACGAGGTCGACAAAATTCTCGGACTCGAGCTCGGCAGCGACGATTATCTCGTCAAGCCGTTCAGCCCGCGCGAGCTCGTCGCCCGCGTCAAGCGCCAGCTGCAGCGGCTCCGCCGGCTGCAAGGCATGGAGGAAGCGCCGGCATCCGCCGTCCGCATCGATGCGGGGCCGCTGCTTCTTTTGCCCGAGGAAAGAAGGGTATTCTGGCATCGCGAGGAGGTCGACCTCACCTCCAAGGAATATGCGCTGCTCCAGCTGTTCGCCGAGCGCCCGAACCGCGCCTACACGAGAGAAGAGCTGCTCGTGCAAGTATGGGGCGACGATTATTTCGGCAGCGACCGGGCGGTCGACCATCTGCTCAAGAGACTCCGCAAAAAGATCGCCGGGCTGCCCGTCGAGGCGGTCTGGGGACACGGCTACCGGCTGCGCGCCGAGGAAGGGGGAGCCCGCCATGAAGCTGCTCCATCAAATTAACCTCGCCTTCGGAGCGGTGCTGATCGTCGTGCTCGGGACGGCCGCGCTCCTGATCCATTTCGTTCTGCTCGACCATTTCATCGGCTCGCAGAAACAGGAGCTGCGGACGATGGGAGCGAGCATCGCCTCTTCCCTGGAGGTCACGCAGGCACAGGCTTCCTTCAGCAGCACCGGGATGGCCGCGGTCCGTCCGACGGATACGATGAAGCCCGATTTGTCGATCGGGAGCATCGGGAAGAGCCCGCTGATCGCCACGGCCAGGGACAATTCCGGAAGCAGCGAGACGGGCGCGAAGACCTACAGGCCGCAGCCTCGGTCAACGGTTCTGACTGCGGCCGACGTGCAGGCGATCGTGACCGATCCAAGCGGCAAAATCGTGACCGACAGCGTCGCCCTCCCCTCCGGCATGGCCGCCTCGTTCGTGCCGGCCGAGCTGCAGGGAGTCCGTCTTTCCTCGCAATCTGCGCAGGCCATGCAAGCGACCATGACGCTGAAGGAGCTGTGGACAGGCGCGGACAGCCGCTACATGGTCCAGGTCAATGAGGTTCCGCAGGGCACGCTCACCCTGCTCGCGCCGATGAGCAAGGTGAAGGCGCTGGAGAAAGCGCTGTTCGGACGCCTGCTCTTTGTGCTGGCAGGCGGAGGCGTCCTCGTCCTGCTGCTCAGCCTGTTCATTACGAAGAAGCTCATCCGTCCTCTCATGGAGCTGCGGGAGGAGCTTAAGAAGGTCAAGCAGCGCCAGTTCGCCGAAGTCCGGCTGATCCGAGCCGGCGGCGAGATCGGCTCCGTCGCCCGCACCGTCCATGAGCTAGCCGGGGAACTGGACCGCTACAACCGCGTGCAGAAGCAGTTTTTCCAGAACGCGTCCCATGAGCTCAAGACTCCGCTCATGTCGATCGCCGGTTATGCCGAGGGCATCCGCGACGGCGTATTCGAAGGCGAGGGCTCCCGGCGCGGCCTCGACATCATTCTCAGCGAGAGCGGACGGCTCAAGAAGCTCGTCTCCGAGATGACGCTGCTCGCCAAGCTCGACAGCGAGGAGGATATATTCCGCTCCGCTCCGGTGCCGCTGCGGGAGCTGGTCGACGAGGCGCGCGAGCGGATGAACCCGATGCTGATGAAGAAAGGGCTCAAGCTTGTCGTGGAAGCCGGGCCGGATGCGGCCGAAGCGCTGACGGTCGAGGCGGACAAGGACAAGCTGCTGCAGGCGCTGCTCAACATCGTCGCCAATGCGGCCCGGCATGCCCGAAGCATCATTACGATCCGGATCGAGTCCGACTCCAAGGGCATCCAGCTCACGGTCGCGGACGACGGCTCCGGCTTTCCCGAATCGCTGCTTCCCCAGCTGTTCCACCGCTTCGTCAAAGGCAAGGACGGCGACACCGGCCTCGGCCTCGCCATCTCCCGCGCCATTGTGGAACGCTCCGGCGGATTCATCCGGGCCGGGAACCAGGCAAGCGGCGGAGCCGTCATCTCCATGGGCTTCCCTCCTTCCGGCTAGCCATGCCAAAAAAGAGCCTCCTTCCGCCCGGGAAAGAGGCTCTTGCTTATCCACACAGCCTTGGTCCATGCGGCTTTAGTCCATAGGCTTAAGACCGCGAGGCTTTTATGCTTCCGGACTTTATTTCATGCCCGAAATATTGTAATTCTCGATGATATGCTTCTGGAAGAAGACGAAGATGATCATGATCGGAACGACCATGAATGCCGCTCCCGCCATCTGCAGCGCGAAGTTGGTTCCGTGCTGGCCCTTCAGCAGCGACAGGCCGACCGAGAGGGTGTACAGCTTCTCGTCGTTGGCGATGATGAGCGGCCACAGGAAGCTGTTCCAGCCCCCGATGAACGTGAGGATCGCCTGCACGGCCAGAATCGGCTTGGACATCGGCAGGACGATCTGGGCGAACAGCCGGAATTCGCTCGCCCCGTCGAGGCGTGTCGCCTCCATGATCTCATCGGGCAGCGTCGACATGAACTGCCGGAACAGGAAGATGCCGAAGGCGCTCGTGAAGCCCGGCAGCACGATGCCGAGCATCGTGTTGGTGAGGCTCACGCTGTTCAGGATCAGGTAGACCGGAATCATCGTCACCTGGCCCGGTATCATCATCGTGGCGAGCACGAGCAGGAACATTTTCTCGCGTCCCTTGAAGCTGTACTTGGCGAAGCCGAAGCCGGCCATCGCGTTCAGCAGCAGCCCGACGAAGGAGAACAGCGTGATGAGCAGCGTGTTGGTCAGGTAGGTGCCGAAGTCCATCTCGGTGAACAGCTTGCCGAAGTTGTCGAACGTGAAGGCTTCCGGCCACAGAGTCGGCGGAATGCGCTTGATCTCCCCTTCCGTCTTGAACGAGGAGAGCAGCATCCAGATGAACGGCAAAATCATCGCGACGCCGAATACGGTCAGCACGATGCCGGCGGCCCACTGCTGCAGCTTATCCCGCGAGCGGCCGGTCGGGGCTGCCGATTGCGCTTGTTTAGGTGTCAAGGACATGACGGTAAGCCTCCTATTCCTCGGCTTGCTTCCGC encodes:
- a CDS encoding response regulator transcription factor; its protein translation is MQEYTIAVVDDDPHIRELVEAYLRKENYRTIGLGSGEAALELLEGDPPHMWVLDLMLPGMDGYELCRRIRDTAEVPIIMISAKDNEVDKILGLELGSDDYLVKPFSPRELVARVKRQLQRLRRLQGMEEAPASAVRIDAGPLLLLPEERRVFWHREEVDLTSKEYALLQLFAERPNRAYTREELLVQVWGDDYFGSDRAVDHLLKRLRKKIAGLPVEAVWGHGYRLRAEEGGARHEAAPSN
- a CDS encoding HAMP domain-containing sensor histidine kinase, giving the protein MKLLHQINLAFGAVLIVVLGTAALLIHFVLLDHFIGSQKQELRTMGASIASSLEVTQAQASFSSTGMAAVRPTDTMKPDLSIGSIGKSPLIATARDNSGSSETGAKTYRPQPRSTVLTAADVQAIVTDPSGKIVTDSVALPSGMAASFVPAELQGVRLSSQSAQAMQATMTLKELWTGADSRYMVQVNEVPQGTLTLLAPMSKVKALEKALFGRLLFVLAGGGVLVLLLSLFITKKLIRPLMELREELKKVKQRQFAEVRLIRAGGEIGSVARTVHELAGELDRYNRVQKQFFQNASHELKTPLMSIAGYAEGIRDGVFEGEGSRRGLDIILSESGRLKKLVSEMTLLAKLDSEEDIFRSAPVPLRELVDEARERMNPMLMKKGLKLVVEAGPDAAEALTVEADKDKLLQALLNIVANAARHARSIITIRIESDSKGIQLTVADDGSGFPESLLPQLFHRFVKGKDGDTGLGLAISRAIVERSGGFIRAGNQASGGAVISMGFPPSG
- a CDS encoding carbohydrate ABC transporter permease translates to MSLTPKQAQSAAPTGRSRDKLQQWAAGIVLTVFGVAMILPFIWMLLSSFKTEGEIKRIPPTLWPEAFTFDNFGKLFTEMDFGTYLTNTLLITLFSFVGLLLNAMAGFGFAKYSFKGREKMFLLVLATMMIPGQVTMIPVYLILNSVSLTNTMLGIVLPGFTSAFGIFLFRQFMSTLPDEIMEATRLDGASEFRLFAQIVLPMSKPILAVQAILTFIGGWNSFLWPLIIANDEKLYTLSVGLSLLKGQHGTNFALQMAGAAFMVVPIMIIFVFFQKHIIENYNISGMK